A stretch of DNA from Myxococcota bacterium:
GGGAATAGCAAATATTACTATTTTTAAATTATATGTTTAGAGGACTGAATGAAAATCTATTGGATGATAAAGGCCGTGTGGCCTTTCCGATGGAATTTCGTCAAGTTTTAGGCTCAGATCACTTCGTGCTCACGCTCTCTTTGTATGAGCCCTGTTTGGTGGCCATGCGGCAAGTTGATTTCGAAGCGCAAGCAGAAAAAGTGCGCCAATTGCCCGCCAGTAACCCAGCCGTCATGGAATTTAAGAGAGTTGTTATTGCCTCAAGTTTCGTCGCAACGATTGATAAAGCTGGCCGGGTCGCTATTCCCAAAGAATTGCGTGATTATGCAGGCCTGGAGCGCGAAATCCTGTGGGCTGGCATCATCGATCAGATCGAAGTCTGGTCCAGAAAACGCTGGAACGAGCGAAATAGAAAACGCCTAGCCAATAAGACGGAGCTGGAAGCGTTGCGAAAAACCTTAGAAGGATTTGGATTAT
This window harbors:
- the mraZ gene encoding division/cell wall cluster transcriptional repressor MraZ translates to MFRGLNENLLDDKGRVAFPMEFRQVLGSDHFVLTLSLYEPCLVAMRQVDFEAQAEKVRQLPASNPAVMEFKRVVIASSFVATIDKAGRVAIPKELRDYAGLEREILWAGIIDQIEVWSRKRWNERNRKRLANKTELEALRKTLEGFGL